In one Candidatus Binatia bacterium genomic region, the following are encoded:
- a CDS encoding helix-turn-helix domain-containing protein — translation MHWIASEGSPSLSRHARIILARNEARPLSEISHVLDVDRATVRRWLLRFEKYGLRGLIHASTGKSRKRRFNDAVRDAAARLAMESPATAGETFTHWSLRRLRTHLIRRGIIQEISVEGLRQILHGLPLPEAYWRRGEQPFAPLNSEVQRGLDVLAREARPEVARRARVVLARGRGLSETEIASALGVGRSCVRRWLQRFQRHGMLGLQMARRSSHPLVFTAEVRAAIVRHALMDPKLVGVMRPRWSLRSLRNELIRQRVVRKISIQHLGRILAEAGVSFRGGLPVPVPEARVPARG, via the coding sequence TTGCATTGGATCGCAAGCGAAGGAAGTCCAAGCCTGAGTCGGCACGCCCGCATCATTCTTGCCAGGAATGAAGCACGGCCGCTCAGCGAAATCTCGCACGTTCTCGATGTCGATCGAGCCACGGTTCGGCGATGGCTCCTGCGTTTCGAAAAATACGGGCTGCGCGGCTTGATCCATGCCTCGACCGGGAAAAGCAGGAAACGACGATTCAATGATGCCGTACGCGACGCGGCTGCGCGTCTCGCAATGGAGAGTCCGGCGACAGCCGGCGAGACCTTCACGCACTGGTCGCTGCGGCGGCTACGGACTCATTTGATTCGACGTGGCATCATCCAAGAAATCAGCGTAGAGGGCCTGCGGCAGATTTTACACGGACTGCCGTTGCCGGAGGCATACTGGCGACGTGGCGAGCAGCCCTTTGCTCCGCTGAACAGTGAAGTGCAGCGCGGGCTTGATGTGTTGGCACGTGAGGCGCGCCCTGAAGTTGCCCGCCGCGCACGTGTGGTACTGGCAAGAGGCCGCGGCTTGAGTGAGACCGAGATCGCCAGCGCGCTCGGTGTCGGACGCAGTTGCGTGCGCCGCTGGCTGCAGCGGTTCCAGCGGCACGGCATGCTCGGTTTGCAGATGGCACGGCGCTCATCGCATCCATTGGTTTTTACGGCCGAGGTACGCGCCGCCATCGTCCGACATGCCTTGATGGATCCGAAGCTGGTGGGTGTCATGCGGCCGCGATGGTCACTTCGGAGCTTGCGAAACGAGCTGATTCGCCAACGCGTCGTCCGCAAGATCAGTATCCAGCACTTGGGCCGCATCCTCGCAGAGGCCGGCGTGTCTTTCCGTGGCGGTTTGCCGGTGCCCGTCCCCGAAGCCCGCGTGCCAGCCCGCGGTTAA
- a CDS encoding MoxR family ATPase, producing MRADEITTEVVRQGLERARYLTTPRVETVLYLALILEKPLLIEGPAGAGKTEIGKVMAEILRTDLVRLQCYEGLDEAKALYEWNYQKQLLRVQTDRTQDLDWSEVSQHIFSREYLLERPLLRAITTPHKVVLLIDEIDKADEEFEAFLLELLSEFQVSIPEIGTITAHQRPAVVLTSNRARELSEALKRRCLYLYLDFPGLEIEREVIRLKIPELGERLRDQVARFVNSLRKLDLRKTPSIAETLDWARALRALGIKELDVGAVRQTLSLVLKHEEDLRKADNKISSMLAASSRQA from the coding sequence ATGCGTGCCGACGAGATCACCACTGAGGTGGTACGGCAAGGACTCGAGCGGGCGCGCTACCTCACCACCCCCCGCGTCGAAACCGTCTTGTACCTGGCTTTGATTTTGGAAAAGCCGTTGCTGATCGAAGGACCGGCCGGGGCCGGCAAGACCGAAATCGGCAAGGTGATGGCCGAGATCCTGCGCACGGACCTGGTCCGCTTGCAGTGCTACGAAGGGCTGGACGAAGCCAAGGCCTTGTACGAATGGAACTACCAGAAGCAACTGCTGCGCGTTCAAACGGATCGCACTCAAGACCTCGACTGGAGCGAGGTCAGCCAACACATCTTCTCGCGCGAATACCTGCTGGAGCGGCCGCTCTTGCGGGCCATCACCACACCACACAAGGTCGTGCTCTTGATCGACGAGATCGACAAGGCCGACGAGGAATTCGAGGCCTTCCTCCTGGAGCTACTGAGTGAGTTTCAGGTGAGCATTCCCGAAATCGGCACCATCACGGCCCACCAGCGTCCAGCTGTAGTCTTGACATCCAATCGGGCACGGGAGCTTTCCGAGGCACTCAAGCGACGCTGCCTCTACCTCTACCTGGACTTCCCCGGCCTCGAGATCGAGCGAGAAGTCATTCGGCTGAAAATACCAGAACTCGGCGAGCGCTTGCGCGATCAAGTGGCCCGCTTCGTCAACAGCCTGCGCAAGCTCGACCTGCGTAAGACGCCGAGCATCGCCGAAACCCTCGACTGGGCACGGGCACTCCGAGCGCTGGGCATAAAGGAACTGGATGTCGGCGCCGTACGCCAGACCCTCAGCCTCGTGCTGAAACACGAAGAGGACCTGCGCAAAGCGGACAACAAAATCAGTTCCATGCTCGCCGCCAGCTCGCGCCAAGCATAA
- a CDS encoding VWA domain-containing protein — MKDRLLTFIDALRDVGLPVTMAEAIDAMHAVGVIGVEPEAFREGLAAALVKDEADRPAFDAVFDRFFAVPERRRGRGERPKPAEDAPGRGSGRAGTLPVPTEHPERPSAEPARRPSERHAEFSRHGQQPNRAQRLARDRALLIMPFRTMSPSDAEACEALVAELAQRFRAHLSRRQHAAQRGRLDIRRTLRRSISRGGVPIDPAFRRRRPGRPDLVALCDFSHSVALASEFLIALLTPASAFFRRVRLFAFVDRPVEVSFEGGSLVPHERLDLYARSDFGKVLVAFWNQHEPLLTRSTILLILGDARNNRRPPRADVLGRIHSAVRQATWLNPEPREHWNTGDSTMATYARRCNAVLAASNVRELYAALRHTFRAL, encoded by the coding sequence TTGAAAGACCGCCTCCTCACCTTCATCGATGCGTTGCGCGACGTGGGCCTGCCAGTCACCATGGCGGAAGCGATCGACGCCATGCACGCGGTCGGCGTCATCGGCGTCGAACCAGAAGCCTTCCGTGAAGGCCTGGCAGCGGCGTTGGTAAAAGACGAAGCCGACCGGCCGGCGTTTGACGCCGTCTTCGACCGGTTTTTCGCAGTACCGGAACGTCGGCGAGGCAGGGGCGAGCGGCCGAAGCCCGCCGAGGATGCACCTGGCCGCGGGAGCGGGAGAGCAGGTACACTCCCTGTCCCTACCGAACACCCCGAGCGGCCGAGTGCAGAACCCGCACGGCGGCCGTCGGAACGGCATGCTGAGTTCAGCCGCCACGGACAGCAACCGAACCGTGCCCAGCGTCTGGCCCGTGATCGGGCGCTCCTCATCATGCCGTTCCGCACCATGTCGCCATCGGACGCAGAGGCGTGTGAGGCCTTGGTTGCTGAGCTGGCGCAACGATTTCGGGCACACCTGAGCCGGCGCCAGCATGCAGCGCAGCGTGGCCGGCTCGACATACGCCGCACCTTGCGACGGTCGATCAGCAGGGGAGGCGTTCCGATCGATCCGGCATTCCGCCGCCGCCGGCCCGGGCGCCCGGATCTCGTCGCCCTATGCGACTTTTCTCATTCCGTGGCCCTCGCCAGCGAGTTCCTGATCGCCCTCCTCACCCCGGCGTCTGCGTTCTTTCGCAGGGTGAGGTTGTTTGCCTTCGTCGATCGGCCGGTGGAAGTTTCGTTCGAGGGCGGCTCGCTGGTTCCTCACGAACGGCTGGATCTGTACGCGCGATCCGATTTCGGCAAGGTGTTGGTAGCCTTCTGGAACCAGCACGAGCCGCTGCTGACTCGCAGCACGATCCTGCTCATCCTTGGGGATGCGCGGAACAACCGACGCCCACCCCGCGCTGATGTTCTTGGACGCATTCACAGCGCCGTGCGGCAGGCAACATGGTTGAATCCGGAACCGCGCGAACATTGGAACACCGGCGACAGCACGATGGCCACATACGCACGCCGCTGCAACGCCGTGCTCGCTGCTTCAAACGTCCGCGAACTATACGCAGCCTTACGGCACACTTTCCGTGCCCTGTAA
- a CDS encoding phosphatase PAP2 family protein, which translates to METLTGYVLFHWIATWANPFCDIVFRGATDLGYHTFYYLVLAPLFWVVDRRRASILFLLILASGFLNTVAKLWVHTPRPDPHLARVLDLRPYRTGSNAFPSGHAQNAVVFWTYLAWWVGRRWFSAVAAVMVALISFSRLYLAVHFPIDIIGGLALGAVLMLLLPPVLERWSRAGFHLSRAASIAAAVSSLALAVPVTDLTLALIGGSFIGFMAGAVWLPQSPWVFRSPAQMSAMVAGGLVLLVGLSVAFDSFPTTVPVFLYVRIAVLWIVAFWLYPQALLRISGVQPVPVRCD; encoded by the coding sequence ATGGAAACCCTCACCGGCTACGTCCTGTTCCATTGGATCGCTACCTGGGCGAATCCGTTCTGCGACATCGTGTTTCGGGGTGCGACTGATCTCGGCTATCACACCTTCTACTACCTGGTGCTCGCGCCTCTCTTCTGGGTCGTGGATCGCCGGCGTGCCAGTATCCTTTTCCTGCTCATCCTCGCCTCTGGCTTCCTGAACACGGTTGCCAAGCTATGGGTCCATACCCCACGCCCCGACCCGCACCTGGCGCGGGTGCTCGACCTTCGCCCCTACCGAACCGGCAGCAATGCGTTTCCAAGCGGCCATGCACAGAATGCCGTGGTCTTTTGGACCTATCTGGCCTGGTGGGTTGGGCGCCGCTGGTTCTCGGCAGTGGCAGCAGTCATGGTGGCACTGATTTCCTTTTCACGCCTGTACTTGGCGGTGCATTTCCCGATCGACATCATCGGTGGCCTGGCGCTCGGGGCCGTCTTGATGCTTCTCCTTCCACCCGTGCTCGAACGGTGGTCCCGAGCCGGGTTCCACTTGAGCCGTGCGGCGAGCATCGCCGCAGCGGTCAGCTCCCTCGCACTGGCGGTCCCGGTCACCGATCTCACGCTGGCCCTCATCGGTGGCTCCTTCATCGGTTTCATGGCCGGCGCTGTTTGGCTGCCACAGTCGCCGTGGGTCTTCCGGAGTCCGGCGCAAATGTCCGCAATGGTCGCCGGTGGGCTGGTGCTCCTAGTTGGCCTCAGCGTAGCGTTCGACTCCTTCCCCACCACCGTTCCTGTATTCCTGTATGTACGCATCGCGGTGCTGTGGATCGTCGCTTTCTGGCTCTACCCACAGGCACTCCTTCGCATTTCAGGAGTGCAACCCGTCCCTGTACGATGTGACTGA